Proteins from a genomic interval of Candidatus Gracilibacteria bacterium:
- the pth gene encoding aminoacyl-tRNA hydrolase: MVLIVGLGNPGKEYEKTRHNAGFLAIEALRERLKFGTFRNEAKFKAEVSRGEFNGEKVILMRPQTFMNLSGEAVQAVKSYYKINNEDVWVVLDDIDLPLGTLRIRAEGSAGTHNGMKSLVQTLSTEKFPRFRLGIESRGVIAPAEQDLTHFVLEPFRNEEFPEFERLVERFTEAVVLALKKGLPEAMQQFSA, from the coding sequence ATGGTCTTAATTGTTGGGCTTGGTAATCCCGGAAAAGAGTATGAAAAGACGCGTCACAATGCAGGTTTTTTGGCGATTGAGGCGCTTCGCGAGCGATTGAAATTTGGCACGTTTCGGAATGAAGCCAAGTTTAAGGCTGAGGTTTCAAGAGGTGAATTTAATGGGGAAAAAGTGATTTTGATGCGACCGCAAACCTTTATGAATTTGTCCGGGGAGGCGGTTCAGGCCGTGAAATCCTATTATAAAATCAACAACGAAGACGTGTGGGTGGTGCTGGATGATATTGATTTGCCTCTGGGCACGCTTCGCATTCGCGCAGAGGGGAGTGCGGGCACACACAATGGCATGAAATCGTTGGTTCAGACGCTTTCTACGGAAAAGTTTCCTCGATTTCGGTTGGGAATTGAAAGTCGGGGTGTGATTGCGCCGGCTGAGCAGGATCTTACGCATTTTGTATTGGAGCCGTTTCGCAATGAAGAATTTCCGGAATTTGAACGCTTGGTTGAACGATTCACCGAAGCTGTTGTTTTGGCTTTAAAGAAAGGACTTCCCGAGGCCATGCAACAATTTTCGGCTTAG
- a CDS encoding GatB/YqeY domain-containing protein has product MSLQEQLQQDLVTAMKAQDKVKTSVLRMLKAAIMKFEVSGKEKLVATEEDVVRLLKKEISQRQDSIEQFKAGNRMDLAANEEAELAILKSYMPEMMSEEALEKIVKETVAEMGVTDPKMMGKVMGAVMAKVKGQADGVMVKTMVQRVLI; this is encoded by the coding sequence ATGTCTCTTCAAGAACAACTCCAGCAAGATCTCGTCACGGCGATGAAGGCCCAAGATAAGGTGAAAACGTCGGTTTTGCGCATGCTCAAGGCTGCGATTATGAAATTTGAGGTTTCGGGAAAGGAAAAATTGGTGGCAACCGAAGAAGATGTGGTGCGGTTGCTTAAAAAAGAGATCAGTCAGCGTCAAGATTCGATCGAGCAATTTAAGGCCGGGAATCGGATGGATTTAGCCGCGAATGAGGAGGCGGAGCTCGCGATTCTTAAATCTTATATGCCGGAAATGATGAGCGAAGAGGCGCTGGAGAAAATTGTGAAAGAAACCGTGGCTGAAATGGGTGTAACAGATCCGAAAATGATGGGGAAAGTAATGGGCGCGGTGATGGCAAAAGTCAAAGGCCAGGCCGATGGTGTTATGGTGAAAACCATGGTACAAAGAGTACTGATTTAG
- a CDS encoding WecB/TagA/CpsF family glycosyltransferase, with the protein MYPKTATSLRTHVQTTYDAIAQDFSQTRQTTWPDFEFFKPYIPASARILDAGCGNGRLLHYFTAREFKSYLGIDNSKNLLKHARKEYSSPAIAFQWGDTLDLKVKSHEFNAVFSIAVLHHIPSRELQKKALAELGQTLSGDGLLFLSVWNVYRWKYFPAFVKAFFRMIFTAGDYSWKDLMIPWGAGAKKRMRYVHAFTEGELLLLLKECGFEIEASQTTQNGKAGNHMIVARPYLASRVVRVMDVPFHAVTANEAVQVVQRFLTSGGQHQIVTPNPEILLKAAKDSEYLKILQKASLSIADGVGILWAARFVSGTSWRFLRFVKGFFGLLVVAIRPQSLRGVLPYRLTGTDLMEQLIHQSYQIGAKVFLLGAGPGVAESLAEKWRFDPIVGTYAGSPSIREEKNIIDRINASGANMVFVAYGAPAQEQWIDRNLKKMTHVKVAMGVGGAFDFFTGVKKRAPQWMQKMGLEWLWRLKQEPRRIGRILNATVRFPLAVMGWEERNEK; encoded by the coding sequence ATGTATCCTAAAACGGCAACCTCCCTGCGCACGCATGTTCAAACCACTTACGACGCCATTGCTCAAGATTTCAGTCAGACGCGGCAAACCACGTGGCCGGATTTTGAGTTTTTTAAGCCCTATATTCCTGCTTCGGCTCGTATTTTAGATGCGGGATGTGGAAATGGTCGATTGCTGCATTATTTTACGGCGCGGGAGTTTAAGTCGTATTTGGGAATTGATAATTCAAAAAATTTACTAAAGCATGCGCGAAAAGAATATTCGTCTCCTGCGATTGCGTTTCAATGGGGCGATACGCTGGATTTGAAAGTGAAATCTCATGAATTCAATGCGGTTTTTTCCATTGCGGTTTTGCATCATATCCCCTCTCGTGAATTGCAAAAAAAAGCGTTGGCTGAATTGGGGCAAACGTTGTCCGGAGACGGGTTGTTGTTTTTGTCCGTATGGAATGTGTATCGATGGAAATATTTTCCAGCGTTTGTGAAAGCGTTTTTCCGAATGATTTTTACGGCAGGAGATTATTCGTGGAAAGATTTGATGATCCCGTGGGGCGCCGGAGCGAAAAAAAGAATGCGTTATGTGCATGCGTTTACCGAGGGTGAATTGCTTTTGTTGTTGAAGGAATGCGGGTTTGAAATTGAGGCTTCGCAAACCACTCAAAATGGCAAGGCGGGCAATCATATGATCGTGGCGCGTCCGTATTTGGCGTCACGCGTGGTGCGAGTGATGGATGTGCCGTTTCATGCGGTTACGGCGAATGAAGCGGTTCAAGTGGTTCAGCGATTTTTAACATCCGGCGGACAACATCAAATTGTGACTCCCAATCCTGAAATTTTATTAAAGGCTGCGAAAGATTCCGAGTATTTAAAAATTTTACAAAAAGCATCGTTGAGCATTGCGGATGGTGTTGGGATTTTGTGGGCCGCACGGTTTGTTTCCGGAACGTCGTGGAGGTTTTTAAGGTTTGTGAAGGGCTTTTTTGGATTGTTGGTTGTCGCGATTCGTCCTCAATCACTGAGAGGAGTGCTCCCCTATCGGCTCACAGGCACGGATTTAATGGAACAGTTGATTCATCAAAGTTATCAAATTGGAGCTAAAGTTTTCTTGTTGGGAGCAGGTCCGGGGGTGGCTGAATCGTTGGCTGAAAAGTGGCGTTTTGATCCTATTGTTGGTACGTATGCGGGATCGCCTTCGATACGAGAAGAGAAAAACATTATTGATCGAATCAATGCTTCCGGGGCGAATATGGTTTTTGTGGCGTACGGCGCTCCGGCACAGGAACAATGGATCGATCGTAATTTAAAAAAGATGACGCACGTGAAAGTGGCTATGGGCGTGGGCGGTGCCTTTGATTTTTTTACAGGCGTGAAAAAACGCGCTCCTCAATGGATGCAAAAAATGGGGCTTGAATGGTTGTGGCGTCTCAAACAAGAGCCACGCCGGATCGGGCGCATCTTGAATGCCACGGTGCGATTTCCGTTGGCCGTGATGGGATGGGAGGAAAGAAATGAAAAATAA
- the tyrS gene encoding tyrosine--tRNA ligase has product MSDPILELLSRGTVDVIVREDLEKKLRSKKKMRIKFGIDPTGSVLHIGHAVVLRKLRQFQDLGHTVIFLIGDFTAKIGDPTGRSVQRPSMTDEQIQQNMKDYIRQAGLVLDMDKVEVRYNSEWLGKLNFKDLIVLSSKVTYAQIAQRADFKQRIQNDIDLSLQEFLYPIMQGYDSVALESSVELGGTDQKFNLLMGRQIQERYEQEPQNILTCPILEGLDGVQKMSKSLNNYIALTEAPNDMYGKVMSIPDALLLRWFELATSVSMDEIEKMKKELEAGINPRDLKMRLGRELVTLYHGVIEAKAAEENFVKVFSQKEIPDEIPEVKAPKLEMTIVELLRLFPSVSSNSDARRLVDGGGVRVNSQVQTDVDAKIKISEGEGLLLQAGKRRFLKVKRG; this is encoded by the coding sequence ATGTCGGATCCGATTTTAGAACTTTTAAGTCGTGGTACCGTGGACGTGATTGTTCGCGAAGATCTTGAGAAAAAATTGCGCAGTAAAAAGAAAATGCGCATCAAATTTGGAATTGATCCAACCGGTTCGGTTTTGCACATCGGACATGCGGTTGTTCTTCGTAAATTGCGCCAATTTCAAGATTTGGGCCACACAGTGATTTTTCTTATTGGGGATTTTACGGCAAAAATTGGGGATCCCACCGGGCGTTCGGTTCAACGACCTTCAATGACGGATGAACAAATTCAACAAAATATGAAAGATTATATTCGGCAAGCCGGGCTCGTGCTGGATATGGATAAAGTGGAAGTTCGTTATAATTCCGAATGGCTTGGCAAACTTAATTTTAAGGATTTGATTGTTTTGTCTTCCAAGGTCACGTATGCGCAAATCGCACAGCGCGCGGATTTTAAACAACGCATTCAAAACGACATTGATTTGAGTTTGCAGGAATTTTTATACCCGATCATGCAAGGTTATGATTCCGTGGCATTGGAATCGAGTGTTGAGTTGGGGGGTACGGATCAAAAATTCAATTTACTCATGGGGCGACAAATTCAGGAACGCTATGAACAAGAACCCCAAAATATTTTGACGTGTCCTATTTTGGAAGGTCTTGATGGAGTTCAAAAAATGAGCAAGAGTCTTAATAATTATATTGCGTTGACCGAGGCTCCGAATGACATGTACGGGAAGGTGATGTCTATTCCGGATGCGCTTTTGTTGCGCTGGTTTGAGTTGGCGACCTCGGTGTCTATGGATGAAATTGAAAAGATGAAGAAAGAATTGGAGGCTGGAATAAATCCTCGCGATCTTAAGATGCGTTTGGGGCGAGAACTTGTGACGTTGTATCACGGTGTAATCGAAGCTAAGGCTGCTGAGGAAAATTTCGTGAAAGTGTTCAGTCAAAAAGAAATCCCGGATGAAATTCCGGAAGTAAAGGCACCAAAACTTGAGATGACGATTGTGGAATTGCTTCGTTTATTTCCTTCGGTTTCGTCTAACAGCGATGCGCGACGATTGGTGGATGGCGGAGGCGTGCGCGTGAATTCGCAAGTTCAGACTGATGTGGATGCAAAAATTAAGATTTCGGAAGGGGAGGGGTTGCTTTTGCAAGCCGGAAAACGGAGGTTTTTGAAAGTGAAGAGGGGATAA
- the obgE gene encoding GTPase ObgE: MFCDQVSITVKAGNGGNGYIGYRREKFIPYGGPDGGDGGKGGDLVFFVNPNLNTLIDFRKKVFYEAECGQNGQRCNRAGRMGPDLVLDVPPGTQIYDEKTGRLVVDLIEPGTRFVFIKGGRGGYGNAHFTSSVRQTPDFAEKGEPGKQQGLRLEMRLVADIGIIGLPSVGKSTLISRISNAKPKIAEYHFTTLVPNMGVVDLGKWGGSQGQSFVVADIPGLIEGAHEGKGLGHDFLRHVSRTAILVHMVDCQAQDITKDFTVIQNELKAYDPELAKRPQIVVINKIDSIDQETRDMLMAEMEGFFKKKRKKYPLFAVSCVSGAGLKEFVFTLWKEVQQLHAKRKTVLAEKVSSDRENYRVFRPHLEENPLAFEVSGPVVKKEEGVKFRVFTVVGQRLEQIVVMSDLGNRSAKMRVYDVFEKLGVIKELRRKGAQLGDQIQVGEKRVGFRG, from the coding sequence ATGTTTTGCGATCAAGTCTCAATCACGGTGAAAGCGGGAAACGGCGGGAATGGTTATATTGGCTATCGTCGTGAAAAATTTATTCCTTATGGCGGGCCGGATGGCGGAGATGGTGGCAAGGGCGGAGATTTGGTGTTTTTTGTGAATCCCAACTTAAACACGCTTATTGATTTTCGAAAAAAAGTTTTTTATGAAGCGGAATGCGGACAAAATGGACAACGATGCAATCGCGCCGGACGCATGGGCCCGGATTTAGTTTTGGATGTTCCTCCGGGTACTCAAATTTATGATGAAAAAACCGGTCGACTCGTGGTGGACTTGATTGAACCCGGCACGCGATTTGTGTTTATAAAAGGAGGACGCGGAGGGTATGGGAACGCTCATTTTACCAGTAGCGTGCGTCAGACCCCGGATTTTGCGGAAAAAGGAGAACCCGGGAAGCAACAGGGTTTGAGGCTTGAGATGCGGCTTGTGGCTGATATTGGGATTATTGGTTTACCATCGGTGGGAAAGTCGACGTTGATTTCTCGCATCAGCAATGCCAAACCCAAGATTGCGGAATATCATTTCACGACCTTGGTGCCGAATATGGGGGTTGTGGATTTGGGGAAATGGGGCGGGTCTCAAGGGCAGAGTTTTGTGGTGGCGGATATCCCGGGATTGATTGAAGGTGCGCATGAAGGAAAGGGGCTGGGCCATGATTTTCTCCGACACGTGTCTCGCACCGCGATTTTGGTGCATATGGTGGATTGTCAGGCGCAAGACATTACCAAGGACTTTACGGTGATTCAAAATGAGCTCAAGGCTTATGATCCCGAGCTCGCCAAACGACCGCAGATTGTGGTGATCAATAAGATTGATTCCATTGATCAAGAAACGAGAGATATGTTGATGGCTGAGATGGAAGGATTTTTTAAGAAAAAACGTAAAAAATATCCGTTGTTTGCGGTGTCGTGCGTGAGTGGAGCTGGGTTGAAAGAATTCGTGTTTACGTTATGGAAAGAAGTTCAACAGTTGCATGCGAAACGGAAAACGGTTTTGGCTGAGAAAGTGTCGTCGGATCGTGAAAATTATCGAGTGTTCCGCCCTCATTTGGAAGAAAATCCTTTGGCGTTTGAAGTGAGTGGGCCCGTGGTTAAGAAAGAAGAGGGAGTTAAATTTAGGGTATTTACGGTGGTGGGGCAACGCTTGGAGCAAATTGTGGTCATGTCCGATCTTGGAAATCGCTCCGCCAAGATGCGTGTTTATGATGTTTTTGAAAAACTGGGCGTGATTAAAGAGCTCCGCCGAAAAGGTGCACAGTTGGGGGACCAAATTCAGGTGGGGGAGAAGAGGGTTGGGTTCAGAGGTTAG
- the recG gene encoding ATP-dependent DNA helicase RecG yields MDTSSYKYLLKTRLAEVLRTTSAHLATLRELGVVTVEDLFHYFPRAYRDRTEMTTVVELRTDLVNVVQGKLSSLFMRKTRTGKNMIRGLFSDDTGSVEVFWFNQPHIMRLLRNGDEVILTGKAKFSGTKVSLMSPLYEPVRKKQLHSARLVPMYHERPPLTSKWIREKIQPLLKGTELLDDILPLTLKDEYGLMDYGKAVRAVHDPSSEEELDAARHRLGFEELFLLQIAAMQRRFFFRQKAKNTGRQIKIDEVLSKRFLDSLSFQLTVAQERVIGEIVKDLTSPYPMMRLLQGDVGSGKTVVAAFALFHVLNSGFQGALMAPTEILARQHYRSLHQFLNGFGFNIQLLLGSFSEGEKAKIHEQIATGTVDLIVGTHALIQEGVKFAKLGLAVIDEQHRFGVKQREKLAEQGSPHVLSLSATPIPRTLAMVLYGDQDISLLDEMPKGRQVIITRLVPENKRRDAEFWIADQIKKGRQVFVVCPLIDESDVLGVKAVTTEYERLKKEVFLDLKVGLLHGKLKSDEKEKVMSEFGLGKLDILVSTSVIEVGIDVPNATIMLIEGAERFGLSQLHQFRGRVGRGEHQSYCFLFTEQGSEDSSQRLGSLVKYSDGFKLAEIDLVLRGPGEVYGVKQSGIPDLKMASLSDTELVRTVREAAAQLVLKDPDLHENASLKAKLDQLKVMRETAGISGDLLLIWRA; encoded by the coding sequence ATGGACACTTCCTCCTATAAATATCTCCTTAAAACGCGACTTGCGGAAGTGCTTCGAACCACGTCCGCGCATTTGGCGACTTTGCGAGAATTGGGCGTGGTGACGGTGGAGGATCTTTTTCATTATTTTCCGCGAGCGTATCGGGATCGTACGGAGATGACGACCGTGGTTGAGCTTCGGACGGATCTTGTGAATGTGGTTCAGGGAAAGCTTTCGAGCTTATTTATGAGAAAAACACGAACCGGCAAGAATATGATTCGCGGGCTTTTTTCTGATGATACGGGGTCTGTGGAGGTTTTTTGGTTCAATCAACCACACATCATGCGACTTCTTCGCAATGGCGATGAGGTGATTTTGACAGGCAAAGCCAAGTTTAGCGGCACTAAAGTCTCGTTGATGAGTCCGTTGTATGAGCCGGTGCGGAAAAAACAACTTCATTCCGCGCGTTTGGTGCCCATGTATCATGAGCGTCCGCCACTCACGTCCAAGTGGATTCGTGAAAAGATTCAGCCGTTGCTCAAGGGCACTGAGCTTCTTGATGATATTTTGCCCCTGACTTTGAAAGATGAATATGGACTTATGGATTATGGAAAAGCCGTGCGTGCGGTGCATGATCCGTCGAGTGAGGAAGAGCTTGATGCCGCGCGTCATCGTTTGGGTTTTGAGGAACTTTTTTTACTTCAAATCGCGGCCATGCAACGTCGTTTTTTCTTTCGCCAAAAGGCTAAAAATACGGGTCGGCAAATTAAAATTGATGAAGTTTTGTCTAAGCGATTCTTGGATTCACTTTCCTTTCAGCTTACCGTGGCGCAAGAGCGTGTGATCGGTGAAATTGTGAAGGATTTGACGTCGCCTTATCCCATGATGCGGCTTTTGCAGGGCGATGTGGGTTCCGGGAAAACCGTGGTCGCGGCGTTTGCTTTATTTCATGTTTTAAATTCCGGGTTTCAAGGTGCGCTCATGGCTCCCACGGAAATTTTGGCGCGTCAGCATTATCGATCGTTGCATCAATTTTTGAATGGGTTTGGTTTTAATATTCAATTGTTGTTGGGAAGTTTTTCAGAGGGAGAAAAAGCGAAAATTCACGAGCAAATTGCGACTGGAACCGTGGACTTGATTGTGGGCACGCATGCGCTTATTCAGGAGGGCGTAAAATTTGCAAAATTGGGCTTGGCGGTGATTGATGAACAGCATCGTTTTGGGGTGAAACAACGGGAGAAATTAGCGGAGCAGGGGAGTCCGCATGTGCTGAGTTTGTCGGCTACGCCGATTCCGAGAACGTTGGCCATGGTTTTATATGGGGATCAAGATATTTCGCTTCTCGATGAAATGCCCAAAGGCCGGCAAGTGATCATCACGCGGTTGGTGCCGGAAAATAAGCGGCGCGATGCTGAGTTTTGGATCGCGGATCAGATTAAAAAGGGGAGGCAGGTTTTTGTAGTTTGCCCGTTGATTGATGAGTCAGATGTATTGGGTGTAAAAGCCGTGACTACGGAATATGAACGGCTTAAAAAAGAGGTTTTTTTAGACTTAAAAGTGGGGCTTTTGCATGGCAAATTGAAGTCCGATGAAAAAGAAAAGGTGATGTCTGAATTTGGGCTTGGGAAACTTGATATTTTGGTGTCGACCTCGGTGATTGAGGTGGGAATTGATGTGCCGAATGCCACGATCATGTTGATTGAAGGCGCGGAGCGATTTGGGTTGTCTCAATTGCATCAATTTCGGGGTCGTGTGGGTCGTGGTGAACATCAGTCGTATTGCTTTTTATTCACCGAACAAGGCTCTGAAGATTCCAGTCAGAGGCTTGGGTCTTTGGTTAAATATTCGGATGGATTCAAGTTGGCGGAAATCGATTTGGTGTTGCGCGGGCCCGGTGAAGTTTATGGCGTTAAGCAAAGCGGAATTCCGGATTTAAAAATGGCGTCGTTGAGTGACACGGAATTGGTGCGAACGGTTCGTGAAGCTGCGGCGCAACTTGTTTTAAAAGACCCTGACTTACACGAAAATGCCTCGCTTAAAGCGAAATTGGACCAATTGAAGGTCATGCGTGAGACTGCAGGAATTTCGTGAGATTTATTGTTAATTTGGCGGGCTTAA
- a CDS encoding RluA family pseudouridine synthase, with protein sequence MPTKKITKKVQTLIATLDEKGLRLDHWLVIHFPEKSRSAWQKQIKQGNVRLNHASVSSNATLKEGDTIKIRLQTPSSTLKGENIPLDIVFEDKNYAVINKPAGLVVHPGAGHQGHTLVHALLYHFKKNLSKTNDSDRPGIVHRLDKDTSGLLMVAKNDMAHRFLTEQFEKKEVQKIYTTLVEGHVTPTRGSIEAPLSRGEKNRIQIQVTQKGDSRYALTHYEVEKRFNNPIPCSLLKVRIETGRTHQIRVHFKSIGHSVLGDALYTKPSLKEVSEALGLTRQFLHAAELSFISPTTKKRVHYKSELPKDLKQALKKLS encoded by the coding sequence ATGCCCACAAAAAAAATTACAAAAAAAGTCCAAACTTTAATCGCGACGCTGGACGAAAAAGGACTGCGCCTAGATCATTGGCTTGTGATCCATTTTCCTGAAAAAAGTCGCAGTGCTTGGCAAAAACAAATAAAACAAGGAAACGTTCGCCTCAACCATGCGTCCGTTTCATCAAACGCGACCTTAAAAGAAGGAGACACAATTAAAATTCGGCTCCAAACGCCATCCTCCACCTTAAAAGGAGAAAATATTCCACTCGACATTGTATTCGAAGATAAAAATTACGCGGTGATCAATAAGCCCGCGGGATTGGTAGTGCATCCCGGTGCCGGACATCAAGGCCACACTCTCGTTCACGCGCTTCTGTATCATTTCAAAAAAAATCTTTCCAAAACCAACGATTCCGATCGCCCCGGCATTGTCCATCGACTCGACAAAGACACCTCCGGCCTTTTAATGGTTGCAAAAAACGACATGGCCCATCGTTTTTTAACAGAACAATTCGAAAAAAAGGAAGTCCAAAAAATTTACACCACATTGGTTGAAGGACATGTAACTCCGACTCGAGGCAGTATTGAAGCCCCGCTTTCGCGCGGCGAAAAAAACCGCATCCAAATTCAAGTGACACAAAAAGGAGACAGCCGCTATGCACTCACGCATTACGAAGTGGAAAAACGATTCAATAACCCGATCCCCTGCTCTTTGCTCAAGGTACGCATCGAAACCGGACGTACTCATCAAATCCGCGTGCATTTTAAATCCATTGGCCATTCGGTCTTGGGCGACGCCCTTTATACAAAACCCTCATTAAAAGAAGTGAGCGAAGCCTTAGGTCTCACCCGTCAATTCTTACACGCCGCAGAGCTTTCCTTCATTTCCCCCACCACAAAAAAACGAGTGCATTATAAAAGCGAATTACCAAAAGATTTGAAACAAGCTCTCAAAAAGCTGAGTTAA
- a CDS encoding tRNA uridine(34) 5-carboxymethylaminomethyl modification radical SAM/GNAT enzyme Elp3, translating into MKDPAHDNLIKFIRQAVEAAPKNERELSQFKKKYARKEGGGISSNVQILTVYRELIQKKEIKEVPILTTLLRKRKIRSLAGIAAITVLTKPWYCPGRCTFCPAEKGMPKSYLSNEPGAMRAVLNDFDAARQVKTRLKSLESQGHPTDKIELIVLGGTFAAYPKAYQSNFIRQLYNTLNGVKDRTLAAAQKRNETAQHRCIALSLETRADTITPKELQRYRKLGCTKLQIGIQALDDEILKRVKRGETVEQGKKALQLIRDAGFKFSVHMMPNLPGSTPEKDFQMMKQLFEDPAYKPDFLKLYPCTVVPYSELEKEWRRGEYQPYDKKTLSKLLLRMKTVMPEYVRIDRLVRDIPGDSILAGSVVTNLRQLLQEEGELQGNWPCRCIRCREIRTAEVDPKNIVYKEQSFEAAGGREFFLTYEDKKQDKILSLLRLRFPSQLFTHKKHFIPELESAAIVREIHTYGFQVGIGERQDKATQHLGLGHQLLSKAEAITQKAGFHRLAVIASIGTREYYRKWGYRLQGTYMMKNLR; encoded by the coding sequence ATGAAAGACCCAGCCCATGATAATCTTATAAAATTCATTCGACAAGCGGTCGAGGCAGCGCCAAAAAACGAACGCGAACTTTCGCAATTCAAAAAAAAATACGCCCGAAAAGAAGGCGGAGGGATTTCATCAAACGTCCAAATTCTCACAGTCTATCGCGAATTGATTCAAAAAAAAGAAATCAAAGAAGTTCCGATTCTCACAACCCTTTTGCGCAAGCGAAAAATACGCAGTTTAGCCGGAATTGCGGCCATCACCGTGCTCACCAAACCTTGGTATTGCCCGGGACGTTGCACCTTTTGTCCGGCGGAAAAAGGAATGCCTAAAAGTTATCTATCCAACGAGCCCGGAGCCATGCGTGCCGTGCTCAATGATTTTGATGCCGCACGCCAAGTAAAAACCCGACTCAAAAGCCTTGAAAGCCAAGGCCATCCCACGGATAAAATCGAGCTCATTGTGCTGGGCGGGACTTTTGCCGCGTACCCCAAGGCCTATCAATCCAATTTCATCCGCCAACTTTACAACACGCTGAATGGAGTCAAAGATCGCACCCTTGCTGCTGCGCAAAAACGAAATGAAACCGCACAACATCGCTGCATAGCTTTAAGCCTCGAAACCCGCGCCGACACCATCACGCCAAAAGAACTTCAACGCTATCGGAAACTAGGCTGCACCAAGCTTCAAATTGGAATTCAAGCGTTGGATGATGAGATTCTCAAACGCGTAAAACGTGGAGAAACCGTAGAACAAGGCAAAAAAGCTCTTCAACTCATTCGAGATGCAGGATTCAAATTTTCCGTACACATGATGCCGAATTTGCCGGGAAGCACACCGGAAAAAGATTTTCAAATGATGAAACAATTGTTCGAGGATCCGGCCTACAAACCCGACTTTCTCAAACTATACCCATGCACCGTGGTCCCGTATTCCGAACTCGAAAAAGAATGGCGAAGAGGGGAGTACCAACCCTATGACAAAAAAACGCTGTCAAAACTTTTATTACGCATGAAAACCGTTATGCCCGAATATGTACGCATCGATCGCTTAGTACGCGACATTCCCGGAGACAGCATTTTGGCCGGAAGTGTGGTGACCAATTTGCGACAATTGTTACAGGAGGAAGGCGAACTCCAAGGGAATTGGCCCTGCCGTTGCATCCGTTGCCGTGAAATTCGCACCGCAGAAGTGGATCCCAAAAATATCGTTTATAAAGAACAGTCCTTTGAAGCCGCAGGCGGTCGAGAATTTTTCCTCACTTACGAAGACAAAAAACAGGACAAAATCCTTTCCTTACTCCGCCTCCGATTTCCGTCACAACTTTTCACTCACAAAAAACATTTCATCCCGGAACTGGAGAGCGCCGCCATTGTGCGCGAAATCCACACGTACGGATTTCAAGTCGGCATCGGAGAACGACAAGACAAAGCCACTCAACACCTCGGTTTAGGCCATCAGCTCCTCTCAAAAGCCGAGGCCATCACCCAAAAAGCTGGCTTCCATCGCCTCGCCGTCATCGCTTCCATCGGCACCCGCGAATACTACCGCAAGTGGGGGTATCGCTTGCAAGGGACGTACATGATGAAAAATTTGCGATAA
- the rplU gene encoding 50S ribosomal protein L21, which yields MFSVIQIGSTQYIVQEKDEILVDRMDLEEGKNFMAPKVLLFAESDDKGVKVGMPTLDNIKVELRVMGHERGKKVRVFKMKPKKHYQRTIGHRSDFTRLKVLKISVLNGSAKATKVAEESAVEVKKEVVKKPVVKKAVVKKTTVKKTAVKKAKAE from the coding sequence ATGTTTTCAGTCATTCAAATCGGTTCCACGCAGTATATTGTTCAGGAAAAAGACGAAATTTTAGTCGATCGTATGGATCTTGAAGAAGGTAAAAATTTTATGGCTCCCAAAGTTCTTTTGTTCGCCGAGAGCGATGATAAAGGCGTGAAAGTCGGGATGCCCACCCTCGACAATATTAAAGTTGAATTGCGTGTCATGGGGCATGAACGCGGAAAGAAAGTTCGTGTTTTTAAGATGAAACCCAAGAAACATTATCAACGTACGATTGGACATCGTTCGGATTTTACGCGTCTCAAAGTGCTTAAAATCAGTGTTCTTAACGGATCTGCAAAGGCTACCAAGGTGGCTGAGGAATCGGCGGTTGAAGTCAAGAAAGAGGTGGTTAAAAAACCGGTGGTTAAGAAAGCGGTGGTCAAAAAAACAACGGTTAAGAAAACAGCTGTGAAAAAGGCAAAAGCGGAGTAA